The Leucoraja erinacea ecotype New England chromosome 29, Leri_hhj_1, whole genome shotgun sequence genome has a window encoding:
- the LOC129711109 gene encoding growth arrest and DNA damage-inducible protein GADD45 beta-like: MTLEDTIGTDNTGKKMQTIDQALEELLVAAQRQGCLTVGVYESAKLMNVDPDSVVMCLLAADDEDESDIALQIHFTLIQAFCCENDINIVRLRGVKRLEEILEAGEESAEPLDVHCMLVTNSHTDVWKCEALEEIGSYCQESRNKNQWVPIVSLQER, encoded by the exons ATGACTCTGGAAGATACTATTGGAACTGACAATACCGGCAAAAA GATGCAGACAATTGACCAAGCTTTAGAAGAGTTGTTGGTGGCAGCGCAACGCCAGGGTTGTTTAACCGTTGGTGTCTACGAGTCGGCGAAACTAATGAATGT TGACCCAGACAGTGTAGTTATGTGTCTCCTGGCGGCTGACGATGAGGACGAGAGCGACATCGCCCTGCAGATACATTTCACCCTGATCCAGGCATTTTGCTGCGAAAACGACATCAACATTGTCCGGCTGCGGGGTGTCAAGCGCTTGGAAGAAATTCTGGAGGCAGGGGAAGAGAGCGCCGAGCCCTTGGACGTGCATTGTATGCTTGTCACG AATTCTCATACCGATGTTTGGAAATGCGAGGCGCTAGAGGAAATCGGAAGCTACTGCCAAGAAAGCAGAAACAAGAACCAATGGGTTCCTATTGTTTCTCTGCAAGAACGTTGA